The Diadema setosum chromosome 12, eeDiaSeto1, whole genome shotgun sequence genome has a segment encoding these proteins:
- the LOC140236349 gene encoding lipoyl amidotransferase LIPT1, mitochondrial-like — translation MALVRLRASGTATSWIWEFHTRICQWKKTSPAFFNLRRFASTKRQQQAIQENVTGLVYLSTSSNVFCNLAFEDWVYNNTDLSKTSIMLLWRNDPCVVIGRHQNPWAEVNLRLLWSSQVKLARRRSGGGTVYHDLGNLNITFFTSRERYNRSENLNLISRAIQRNWPHLSVSITERDAMVVDNFFKISGTSSKLGRKIAYHHCTLLHSVNTHKLKELLNVSKKGLQSNATASVRSTVKNLADIEPAICHTSLIKCISNEFYSQFTPYKENQIYKIDPKDEATWNGLSTLQSELESWQWVYGKTPRFSVTEQRGGITVIVHVHHAKIEGVVVQAPDGWLDVELVQRFTECLHGQHFWSQSVADAASALLGDERTDHNTLRKYRLLASMIRDAAS, via the exons ATGGCATTGGTTCGCCTGAGAGCTTCTGGGACAGCAACGTCTTGGATATGGGAATTTCACACCAGGATTTGCCAGTGGAAAAAGACAAGTCCTGCATTCtttaaccttcggagattcgCAAGCACGAAGCGGCAACAACAAGCTATCCAAGAGAATGTGACA GGCCTGGTGTATCTATCTACTTCCAGCAATGTTTTCTGCAACTTGGCGTTTGAAGATTG GGTGTACAACAACACAGACCTCTCCAAGACCAGCATCATGCTTCTCTGGCGGAACGATCCCTGCGTGGTGATTGGCCGACACCAGAACCCTTGGGCAGAGGTCAACCTGCGGCTGCTTTGGAGTTCACAGGTCAAGCTAGCAAGGAGAAGAAGTGGCGGAGGGACCGTGTATCAT GACCTTGGTAATCTGAACATCACCTTCTTCACCTCCCGAGAGAGGTACAACCGGTCTGAGAATCTCAACCTCATCTCAAGGGCCATCCAGAGGAACTGGCCGCACCTCAGCGTGTCCATCACTGAGCGAGATGCCATGGTCGTCGACAACTTCTTCAAG ATCTCGGGGACCTCGTCCAAACTGGGAAGGAAAATCGCCTACCACCACTGCACCCTACTgcacagtgtgaacacacacAAGCTGAAGGAGCTCCTAAATGTAAGCAAG AAAGGATTACAGAGCAACGCTACAGCCAGTGTTCGAAGCACCGTCAAGAACCTGGCGGACATCGAGCCAGCGATCTGCCACACTAGCCTGATCAAGTGCATAAGTAACGAGTTCTACAGCCAGTTCACTCCCTACAAAGAAAATCAG ATATACAAGATTGACCCAAAAGATGAAGCCACGTGGAATGGTCTGTCTACACTGCAATCAGAACTTGAG AGTTGGCAGTGGGTGTACGGGAAGACCCCACGATTCAGCGTCACGGAGCAGCGAGGGGGGATCACAGTCATCGTGCACGTTCATCACGCCAAGATAGAGGGTGTCGTAGTGCAGGCGCCAGATGGCTGGTTGGATGTTGAGCTTGTTCAACGCTTCACGGAATGCTTGCACG GTCAGCACTTCTGGTCCCAGAGCGTCGCCGACGCAGCGTCGGCTCTCCTGGGGGACGAGAGGACAGACCATAACACGCTGAGGAAGTACCGCCTCTTGGCCAGCATGATTCGGGATGCGGCCAGTTGA